One segment of Rosa chinensis cultivar Old Blush chromosome 6, RchiOBHm-V2, whole genome shotgun sequence DNA contains the following:
- the LOC112172645 gene encoding disease resistance protein RPV1, translated as MALSNKKVSTSAPRWKYHVFLSFRGEDTRKGFTDHLFKELKERAISAYRDDPNLERGTTIDTELMLAIEQSRFSIVIISKNYASSDWCLLELAHIFRCMKEDGRIMPIFYGVEPRDVRHQTGTFSEHFTEHEKKLGKDGEKVREWRDALTKVGKLAGWNSENYRYDTALIKEIVDVVWKKVNPTFPGEDPTQKSVGLGKVNKIVSLLNLDSNDIRLVGIWGADEIAIKTTADLVHNSISDHFEVSSFLREIRKVSKSKSLVYLQARLLEQLNGRYVPVSDVYEGKNMTKNCVRNKKVLRILDDVDQSDQIEILGGEKDWYGNGSRIIITSMNRNLLVEHGIEEPYLVEGLNKDEALQLF; from the exons ATGGCTTTGAGCAACAAAAAGGTCTCCACCTCAGCTCCTCGATGGAAAtatcatgtgttcttgagttTTAGGGGTGAAGACACCCGCAAGGGTTTTACAGATCATCTCTTCAAGGAATTGAAGGAGCGAGCAATCAGTGCTTACAGGGATGACCCGAATCTTGAAAGAGGGACTACTATCGATACAGAGCTCATGCTGGCAATTGAACAGTCGAGGTTTTCAATTGTCATCATTTCGAAAAACTATGCTTCTTCTGATTGGTGCTTGCTTGAACTTGCACATATTTTTCGATGCATGAAAGAGGATGGTAGGATCATGCCAATCTTTTATGGCGTAGAACCTAGAGATGTACGTCATCAAACGGGAACTTTTTCAGAACATTTCACCGAGCATGAAAAGAAGTTGGGAAAAGATGGAGAGAAAGTGCGCGAGTGGAGAGATGCATTGACAAAAGTGGGTAAACTTGCTGGCTGGAATTCAGAGAATTATAG GTACGACACAGCGCTTATCAAAGAAATTGTTGATGTAGTGTGGAAGAAAGTTAATCCTACATTTCCAGGGGAAGATCCTACACAGAAATCGGTCGGACTTGGTAAAGTCAACAAAATAGTTTCGCTTTTGAATCTAGACTCAAATGATATTCGGCTCGTAGGAATATGGGGAGCGGATGAGATAGCCATTAAAACAACTGCTGACTTAGTCCATAATAGTATTTCTGATCATTTTGAAGTAAGCAGCTTTCTTAGAGAAATCAGAAAGGTTTCCAAAAGTAAGAGTTTAGTTTATCTTCAAGCTCGGCTTCTGGAACAACTAAACGGAAGGTACGTACCAGTTTCAGATGTTTATGAGGGAAAGAATATGACAAAGAATTGTGTACGAAATAAAAAGGTTCTTCGCATTCTCGATGATGTGGATCAATCAGACCAAATAGAAATCCTGGGTGGAGAGAAGGACTGGTATGGCAATGGTAGCAGAATCATCATTACATCTATGAATCGAAATCTGCTAGTAGAACATGGCATAGAAGAACCATATTTGGTGGAGGGATTGAACAAAGATGAAGCTCTTCAGCTCTTCTAA